The following proteins are co-located in the Acanthochromis polyacanthus isolate Apoly-LR-REF ecotype Palm Island chromosome 7, KAUST_Apoly_ChrSc, whole genome shotgun sequence genome:
- the LOC110953616 gene encoding protein limb expression 1 isoform X2: MSEVKVEESIMSYLSQSETDAGPKDLNVVAILHNFWEQKQTGPLSGSASGSEGSGGNAAGQVCDTQAEARRDAARVALMNSLVNELPCRRISPQFITQSLQQAARDSAVCLEDACDSSTSIGTYSLLLNSYIGRTMLEFQEMMTIFQLLHWNGTLKALRERQCSRQSVIAYYSQRGLDEYMRSSMALDWLGREQRSPGILGMELQVAQRELVLARRRGIELRFNKEKTEILSLALSQAYIHHTPEIFKEVPARTYNQEQLPLHTLYSQDTDDEITPKFSPSPTLHKNTMQTDFCGFK, translated from the exons ATGAGTGAGGTGAAGGTGGAGGAGAGCATCATGTCGTATCTGTCACAGAGTGAGACTGACGCCGGCCCGAAAGACT TGAATGTGGTGGCCATTCTCCATAACTTCTGGGAGCAGAAGCAGACGGGTCCGTTAAGTGGTTCCGCCAGTGGATCAGAGGGTTCTGGTGGGAACGCAGCTGGTCAG GTGTGTGACACTCAAGCAGAGGCTCGGAGGGATGCAGCTCGTGTTGCTCTGATGAACTCGCTTGTGAACGAGTTGCCGTGTCGACGAATCAGCCCTCAGTTCATCACTCAGAGTCTGCAGCAGGCTGCCAGAGACAGTGCT GTCTGTTTAGAAGATGCGTGTGATTCGAGCACCAGCATAGGAACCTACAGTTTGCTGCTCAACTCCTACATAGGCAGGACCATGCTGGAGTTCCAG GAGATGATGACAATTTTCCAGTTGTTGCACTGGAACGGGACGTTGAAGGCTCTGAGGGAGCGGCAGTGCTCCCGACAG AGTGTGATTGCCTACTACTCTCAGCGAGGCCTGGATGAGTACATGCGCAGCAGCATGGCTCTGGATTGGCTGGGACGGGAGCAGAGGTCACCGGGGATACTTGGGATGGAGCTGCAGGTGGCACAGAGGGAGCTGGTGTTGGCTCGTCGTCGAGGCATAGAGCTACGCTTCAACAAAGAGAAGACAGAGATCCTCAGCTTGGCTCTAAGCCAAGCATACATTCACCACACACCTGAAATCTTCAAGGAGGTGCCGGCTCGCACATACAATCAAGAACAACTTCCTTTACACACTTTGTACAGCCAGGACACAGACGACGAGATAACCCCAAAGTTCAGTCCTTCACCGACcctccataaaaacacaatgcaaacaGACTTTTGTGGGTTTAAATAA
- the LOC110953616 gene encoding protein limb expression 1 isoform X1: MSEVKVEESIMSYLSQSETDAGPKDLNVVAILHNFWEQKQTGPLSGSASGSEGSGGNAAGQAESLLLYESAPSPGPPYVCYVTLPGGSCFGNYKVCDTQAEARRDAARVALMNSLVNELPCRRISPQFITQSLQQAARDSAVCLEDACDSSTSIGTYSLLLNSYIGRTMLEFQEMMTIFQLLHWNGTLKALRERQCSRQSVIAYYSQRGLDEYMRSSMALDWLGREQRSPGILGMELQVAQRELVLARRRGIELRFNKEKTEILSLALSQAYIHHTPEIFKEVPARTYNQEQLPLHTLYSQDTDDEITPKFSPSPTLHKNTMQTDFCGFK, encoded by the exons ATGAGTGAGGTGAAGGTGGAGGAGAGCATCATGTCGTATCTGTCACAGAGTGAGACTGACGCCGGCCCGAAAGACT TGAATGTGGTGGCCATTCTCCATAACTTCTGGGAGCAGAAGCAGACGGGTCCGTTAAGTGGTTCCGCCAGTGGATCAGAGGGTTCTGGTGGGAACGCAGCTGGTCAGGCAGAGAGTCTGCTGTTGTATGAATCTGCACCTTCCCCTGGTCCTCCATATGTCTGCTATGTCACTCTTCCTGGAGGAAGTTGCTTTGGTAACTATAAG GTGTGTGACACTCAAGCAGAGGCTCGGAGGGATGCAGCTCGTGTTGCTCTGATGAACTCGCTTGTGAACGAGTTGCCGTGTCGACGAATCAGCCCTCAGTTCATCACTCAGAGTCTGCAGCAGGCTGCCAGAGACAGTGCT GTCTGTTTAGAAGATGCGTGTGATTCGAGCACCAGCATAGGAACCTACAGTTTGCTGCTCAACTCCTACATAGGCAGGACCATGCTGGAGTTCCAG GAGATGATGACAATTTTCCAGTTGTTGCACTGGAACGGGACGTTGAAGGCTCTGAGGGAGCGGCAGTGCTCCCGACAG AGTGTGATTGCCTACTACTCTCAGCGAGGCCTGGATGAGTACATGCGCAGCAGCATGGCTCTGGATTGGCTGGGACGGGAGCAGAGGTCACCGGGGATACTTGGGATGGAGCTGCAGGTGGCACAGAGGGAGCTGGTGTTGGCTCGTCGTCGAGGCATAGAGCTACGCTTCAACAAAGAGAAGACAGAGATCCTCAGCTTGGCTCTAAGCCAAGCATACATTCACCACACACCTGAAATCTTCAAGGAGGTGCCGGCTCGCACATACAATCAAGAACAACTTCCTTTACACACTTTGTACAGCCAGGACACAGACGACGAGATAACCCCAAAGTTCAGTCCTTCACCGACcctccataaaaacacaatgcaaacaGACTTTTGTGGGTTTAAATAA
- the riok2 gene encoding serine/threonine-protein kinase RIO2, with translation MGKLNVVVLRYLSRDDFRVLTAVEMGMKNHEIVPVSLLSSIASLKHGGCNKILRELVKHKLVVYERTKTVQGYRLNYGGYDYLALKTLCSREMIFSVGNQMGVGKESDIYIVASPNGDQYALKLHRLGRTSFRNLKNKRDYHKHRKNMSWLYLSRLSAMKEFAYMKALYDRGFPVPKPVDYNRHAVVMELINGYPLCQVHELQDPSALYSEFMELIVKLANNGLIHGDFNEFNLMLDDQDHITMIDFPQMVSTSHPNAEWYFDRDVKCIRDFFAKRFNYESELFPTFKDIRRSYSLDVEVSASGFTKDLERDGALLHPAGPEEDDDEDEEEGEDEEEEETDEEAEREESLDMEEYKHAMLELEGLKVSDTHANISDEEEKSENREEEKETETTLTLRGDEETEALEEELKEAEDECPELTDLSACNKEFKPFRDSDSLLHIAEHRRKRTDSEGTVGSIGSCSTIPPDVVRQKVRRQLTKQQKAAQRRRLQKGEANLVTKSRRENQNNIKSSMESASFWG, from the exons ATGGGGAAGCTGAATGTCGTGGTATTGAGATATTTGTCTCGGGATGACTTCCGAGTTCTCACAGCG GTTGAGATGGGGATGAAGAACCATGAGATTGTTCCAGTCAGTCTCCTGTCCTCCATTGCTAGCCTCAAACACGGCGGCTGCAACAAGATCCTCAGAGAGCTCGTGAAACACAAGCTTGTTGTCTATGAACGCACCAAGa CTGTTCAGGGCTACAGATTGAACTACGGAGGATATGACTACTTGGCTCTAAAGACTTTGTGTTCCAGAGAAATGATATTTTCAGTTGGCAACCAGATGGGTGTAGGAAAAGAGTCGG ATATATACATTGTGGCAAGTCCAAACGGCGACCAGTATGCACTGAAGCTGCACAGGTTGGGTCGCACCTCCTTCAGGAACCTAAAGAACAAGAGGGATTATCACaaacacaggaagaacatgtcCTGGCTCTACCTCTCCCGCCTCTCTGCCATGAAGGAGTTTGCCTACATGAAG GCGTTGTATGACCGCGGCTTTCCCGTTCCCAAACCTGTGGACTATAACAGACATGCTGTAGTAATGGAGCTCATCAACGGATATCCTCT GTGTCAGGTGCACGAGTTGCAGGATCCATCAGCTTTGTACAGTGAGTTCATGGAGCTCATAGTCAAACTAGCCAATAATGGACTGATTCATGGAGATTTTAACGAGTTTAACCTTATGTTGGATGACCAGGACCACATAACTATGATCGACTTCCCTCAAATGGTGTCTACATCGCATCCCAATGCTGAATG GTACTTTGACCGAGACGTCAAATGTATCAGAGATTTCTTTGCAAAGCGATTCAATTACGAGAGCGAGCTGTTTCCAACCTTCAAAGACATCAG GCGATCTTATTCTCTGGATGTTGAAGTGTCAGCCAGCGGCTTCACCAAAGACTTGGAGAGAGATGGTGCACTGCTACACCCCGCTGGACCtgaggaagatgatgatgaagatgaagaggagggggaggatgaagaagaagaagaaacagatgaGGAAGCAGAAAGGGAGGAGAGCTTGGATATGGAGGAATATAAACATGCAATGCTGGAACTGGAGGGGCTGAAAGTCAGTGATACACATGCAAACATATCAGATGAGGAGGAAAAGAGTGAGAAcagggaggaagagaaagagactGAAACGACATTGACATTGAGAGGGGATGAAGAAACAGAGGCGTTAGAGGAAGAATTGAAGGAAGCAGAAGATGAGTGCCCAGAGCTGACAGATCTTTCTGCGTGCAACAAAGAGTTCAAACCTTTCAG AGACTCGGACAGTCTTCTACACATTGCTGAAcacaggaggaagaggacggACAGTGAGGGCACAGTGGGCAGCATAGGGAGCTGCTCAACAATACCCCCA GACGTAGTCCGTCAGAAGGTGCGGAGGCAGCtcaccaaacagcagaaggCGGCACAGAGGAGACGTCTGCAGAAGGGAGAGGCCAACTTGGTGACCAAGTCCAGGAGGGAGAACCAAAATAACATCAAGTCTAGCATGGAGAGTGCCTCCTTCTGGGGATGA